The Malus sylvestris chromosome 12, drMalSylv7.2, whole genome shotgun sequence genome contains a region encoding:
- the LOC126594492 gene encoding uncharacterized protein LOC126594492: protein MERLKSQLRFDVMFAVPSSGRSGGLCAMWKTEANLLLRSYSSNHIDLEVGGVGDDIHWRVTFFYGFPAEGDRHKSWSLLRQLKDNSNLPWCCMGDFNEVFCAEEQEGGDIRSERQMEGFRNAITSCQLQDLRYLCRKRHTE, encoded by the exons ATGGAGAGGTTAAAATCACAATTAAGGTTTGATGTTATGTTTGCAGTTCCTAGTTCTGGAAGGTCTGGAGGTCTTTGTGCTATGTGGAAGACGGAAGCTAATCTATTGTTACGATCCTACTCTTCTAATCATATTGATCTGGAAGTAGGAGGGGTGGGTGATGACATTCACTGGAGAGTTACCTTCTTTTATGGTTTTCCGGCGGAGGGAGATAGGCATAAATCTTGGAGTTTGCTTCGACAGTTAAAAGATAATTCTAATTTGCCATGGTGCTGCATGGGGGACTTTAATGAGGTTTTTTGTGCGGAGGAACAGGAAGGAGGGGATATTCGTAGTGAACGACAAATGGAAGGTTTTCGTAATGCCATTACTAGTTGCCAACTTCAAGATTTAAG ataTTTGTGTCGCAAGCGACATACGGAATAA
- the LOC126594464 gene encoding ankyrin repeat-containing protein BDA1-like produces MEITRHDEDEVYEASRTGDVEYLNRLIEKDPEIPRRISLQTGKTGTPLHVSALLGHAEFTKSLCTKNPKLAERVDADGRTPLHLASAEGQKETVEALLSVYANACLRCDEKGRIPLHYAAMNGEVEVLQKLIDKNPESIYVKVENRSNETVLHLCIIHNQLKCLKLLVERLLVERDNRNDEFLNSKAGCDGGVTILRLALMLRQIKIIRYLLSVDAIRAEATGVNGMSQTMLDIIEYSSVAREDFSRSLEIPQILMDAGLIRRENNENDNPGRVKKKKKLHKRVASSENGSTPARRCWIKFMKCLRYPSNWVVETRGMLMVVATMISTMTFQAIVNPPGGVWETNNTNTTIYNRTICSEERTCIAGTAVLGSIWGEDFVAFVNYNTISFLASLSVTLLLVSGFPLHNRLCMWLLSMSMCITLTFMASTYLQVLLMIVPPPFDFSYSRVYANSSLSVYRYSVYVWYGLLAIVVVIHTIRFLIWVAKWLRRMYLRSKSCLKNTITTGSFSCNDPMRFEEIDSPEVV; encoded by the exons atggagaTCACAAGGCATGATGAAGATGAAGTATACGAGGCATCACGGACTGGGGATGTGGAATACTTAAACAGATTGATTGAAAAAGACCCAGAAATTCCAAGGAGAATATCCCTGCAGACCGGAAAAACCGGAACCCCCTTGCATGTTTCGGCTTTGCTCGGCCACGCTGAGTTTACCAAATCCCTTTGCACTAAAAATCCCAAACTTGCAGAGCGAGTGGACGCCGATGGACGCACGCCCCTGCACTTGGCTTCTGCTGAGGGCCAGAAGGAGACTGTCGAAGCTTTGTTATCTGTGTATGCTAATGCGTGCTTGCGTTGCGATGAAAAGGGAAGAATCCCTCTTCACTATGCAGCCATGAATGGAGAAGTTGAGGTGCTTCAGAAGTTGATTGATAAAAATCCTGAGTCCATTTATGTCAAAGTTGAAAACAGATCAAATGAAACAGTTTTGCACTTGTGTATTATACACAACCAGTTAAAGTGCTTGAAATTGTTGGTTGAAAGACTGTTGGTTGAAAGAGACAACAGAAATGATGAGTTCCTCAACTCAAAAGCTGGCTGTGATGGTGGTGTGACCATCCTGCGCTTAGCTTTGATGCTAAGGCAAATTAAG ATTATACGTTACCTGCTTTCCGTTGATGCTATAAGAGCAGAAGCAACCGGTGTGAATGGGATGTCTCAGACCATGTTAGATATCATAGAGTACAGCAGCGTTGCAAGAGAGGACTTTAGCAGAAGCTTAGAAATTCCACAGATTTTGATGGACGCAGGATTAATCAGAagagaaaataatgaaaatgataatCCAGGAAGggtaaagaagaaaaagaagcttcACAAACGAGTAGCATCATCGGAAAATGGATCAACGCCAGCAAGGAGGTGCTGGATAAAATTTATGAAATGCTTGAGATATCCGAGTAATTGGGTGGTCGAGACACGTGGCATGCTGATGGTTGTGGCTACGATGATCTCGACCATGACTTTTCAAGCCATAGTCAACCCACCAGGTGGTGTTTGGGAAACCAATAATACAAACACTACCATTTATAACAGAACAATTTGCAGTGAAGAGAGAACATGCATAGCTGGAACTGCAGTGTTAGGCTCCATTTGGGGAGAAGACTTCGTCGCTTTCGTAAATTACAATACCATCTCGTTCCTTGCTTCTTTGAGTGTCACCCTTTTGCTCGTTAGTGGATTTCCTCTCCACAATCGATTGTGCATGTGGCTCTTATCGATGTCCATGTGCATCACTCTCACATTCATGGCATCCACCTACCTACAAGTGCTGCTCATGATTGTCCCTCCTCCTTTCGATTTTTCATATTCAAGGGTTTACGCAAACTCAAGTTTAAGCGTTTACAGGTATTCCGTCTATGTTTGGTATGGGTTGCTGGCCATAGTCGTTGTAATACACACTATTCGGTTTCTTATTTGGGTGGCCAAGTGGTTGCGGCGCATGTACTTGAGGTCAAAATCATGTCTCAAGAACACGATCACTACTGGCTCCTTTTCATGTAACGATCCAATGCGTTTTGAAGAGATTGATTCGCCTGAGGTTGTGTAA